A genomic window from Microbacterium sp. ET2 includes:
- a CDS encoding MerR family transcriptional regulator produces MSLTTSAAGRQVGYSTQQVRDLERLGIIPAADRGENGYRRYRPHHVVALRAYRALTAAIGPVPARRIMPALLEEPMDAAAERIDDLHAEISRSRGNVREALRGLDAVLADRADDFDEHDVMTIGELADALGVRTSALRHWEKEALIAPDRSAAGHARRYGARAISEARIVAALRAGGYPIPPIARLLGQLRADGMTEDARRLLEERLSDLTRRSVALLEASGHLHALLQSRAVSSLG; encoded by the coding sequence GTGTCGCTGACAACCTCGGCCGCGGGCCGACAGGTCGGCTACTCCACACAGCAGGTGCGTGACCTGGAACGGCTCGGCATCATCCCTGCTGCTGACCGCGGCGAGAACGGGTATCGGCGCTACCGACCTCACCACGTCGTCGCCCTCCGCGCCTACCGCGCGCTGACCGCGGCGATCGGACCCGTTCCTGCACGCCGGATCATGCCCGCACTGCTCGAAGAACCGATGGATGCCGCGGCCGAACGCATCGACGACCTTCACGCCGAGATCTCACGATCACGTGGAAACGTGCGAGAAGCCCTCCGAGGCCTCGACGCGGTTCTCGCTGATCGCGCCGACGACTTCGACGAACACGACGTGATGACGATCGGCGAACTGGCCGACGCGCTCGGCGTCCGCACCTCGGCCCTGCGTCATTGGGAGAAGGAGGCCTTGATCGCCCCGGATCGCAGCGCTGCGGGCCATGCACGTCGATACGGGGCGCGGGCCATCAGCGAAGCGCGGATCGTCGCCGCCCTGAGGGCCGGCGGGTACCCGATCCCGCCCATCGCGCGCCTACTCGGCCAGCTCCGCGCCGACGGGATGACGGAGGATGCGCGGCGGCTTCTCGAGGAGCGACTCTCCGATCTCACGCGTCGAAGTGTCGCGCTGCTGGAG
- a CDS encoding DUF6194 family protein produces MDIQEIVATARAFDGVLVVTLEAGSGLPELAWGDVFVYYAPDGVMPERTQPYATVVTKNYPGDEASKLDEPGRFRVNIHVGRERVAELTDAAARPAATDTFVRHPLYGDVGWVSIVNPGPVTSGMVLTLLRDAHEAARTRVIRRSKGS; encoded by the coding sequence ATGGATATTCAGGAGATCGTCGCGACCGCCCGGGCCTTCGACGGTGTACTCGTGGTCACCCTCGAGGCGGGGAGCGGGCTGCCCGAGCTCGCCTGGGGTGACGTGTTCGTCTACTACGCACCCGACGGCGTCATGCCCGAGCGCACCCAGCCCTACGCCACGGTTGTCACGAAGAACTACCCCGGCGACGAGGCGTCGAAGCTTGACGAGCCCGGTCGCTTTCGTGTCAACATACACGTCGGGCGCGAGCGGGTCGCAGAGCTGACGGATGCCGCTGCCCGCCCCGCCGCGACAGACACGTTCGTGCGACATCCGCTGTACGGCGACGTCGGGTGGGTGTCGATCGTGAACCCTGGACCGGTCACATCCGGGATGGTGCTCACGCTCCTTCGCGACGCGCACGAGGCTGCGCGCACCCGCGTCATCCGACGCTCGAAGGGGAGCTGA
- a CDS encoding putative immunity protein — translation MLPLFERVAPGDPRARDAIARARAFFRGELDAAGEIRRRFVAGRAAAGLSDAAAVAAARSAAQAAGVAHMGAHALGAAAYAARAAGSAAPDDPDAAADEIRWQITALTAETRAALRRLPPLGENTAGPLGGGLLARGDLAAHIRLIQAALVKV, via the coding sequence GTGCTGCCGCTGTTCGAGCGTGTTGCGCCGGGCGACCCACGAGCACGCGACGCGATCGCCCGTGCCCGCGCCTTCTTCCGCGGAGAGCTCGACGCTGCGGGTGAGATCCGGCGCCGCTTCGTCGCTGGTCGCGCGGCCGCTGGCCTCAGCGACGCGGCAGCAGTGGCCGCAGCCCGGTCGGCGGCACAGGCGGCTGGTGTCGCCCACATGGGTGCGCACGCACTCGGGGCGGCAGCGTATGCCGCGCGGGCGGCCGGATCGGCGGCACCCGATGATCCGGATGCCGCCGCCGACGAGATCCGGTGGCAGATCACCGCGTTGACTGCCGAAACTCGGGCGGCGTTACGCCGGCTTCCTCCTCTCGGGGAGAACACGGCAGGTCCGCTCGGTGGCGGTCTTCTCGCGCGGGGCGACCTGGCGGCGCACATCCGGCTGATCCAGGCGGCGCTGGTCAAGGTCTGA
- a CDS encoding HNH endonuclease signature motif containing protein, which yields MRSNPRLSLLSDEDRVELTGVLTRVEAAQEALAAAEAEQTRALAEAGAFAARLAEGSSAVVRDRDMALRGVAAEIAAAVRLSDRSVQRQIDSAFALVNDYPATVHCLEKGLITRAHVAVVEDIGRRLPIELKGEFDQLAAEICLDETPGRARADLEVIAERMNPRTLTERHAGAFRERKIVRYPVGEGMSELRSVHSTVLIEGIFQRVTDQANEVIAAREPGSDDTRSLDEVRADLFADMLLTSTPNVDPTGSGDEPGGLGAITAKVQVVIPVMALMGRSDVPCDLAGVGPIDAKTARLLAGNSYGTWERLLTHPITGLTMAVDTYQRTKPMDRFLKGRDKHCRWPGCRMPARKCEVDHNHDAALGGKTEICNLCCLCQRHHSMKQFTAWKVRQRDGGVMEWTSPTGRIYTDNPPGHGVHFTPEEDLPDDLWARWTNPGLEFRITDGPADNRHEPAPF from the coding sequence ATGCGTTCGAACCCGCGGCTTTCACTCCTCAGTGACGAGGACCGGGTTGAGCTGACTGGCGTGCTCACGCGGGTGGAAGCCGCTCAAGAGGCGCTTGCCGCGGCGGAGGCGGAGCAGACGCGTGCGCTTGCTGAGGCGGGCGCGTTCGCGGCACGGTTGGCGGAGGGGTCGTCGGCGGTGGTGCGTGACCGGGATATGGCGTTGCGGGGTGTGGCGGCGGAGATTGCCGCAGCGGTGCGGTTGTCGGACCGGTCGGTGCAGCGCCAGATCGATAGTGCGTTTGCGTTGGTGAACGACTACCCCGCGACGGTGCACTGCCTCGAGAAAGGGCTCATCACTCGGGCGCATGTCGCGGTGGTCGAGGACATCGGCCGGCGGCTGCCGATCGAGCTGAAGGGTGAGTTCGACCAGCTCGCTGCCGAGATCTGTCTGGACGAGACCCCGGGTCGTGCTCGTGCGGATTTGGAGGTCATTGCGGAGCGGATGAACCCGCGGACCCTGACGGAGCGGCATGCGGGGGCGTTTCGGGAGCGGAAGATCGTCCGGTACCCGGTCGGGGAGGGGATGTCGGAGTTGCGGTCTGTGCATTCCACGGTGCTGATCGAGGGGATCTTCCAGCGGGTCACCGATCAGGCGAATGAGGTCATCGCCGCCCGGGAACCGGGATCGGATGACACTCGGTCCCTGGACGAGGTCCGTGCGGACCTGTTCGCCGACATGCTCCTCACCTCCACACCGAACGTGGACCCGACCGGGTCTGGCGATGAGCCGGGAGGTCTTGGGGCGATCACGGCGAAGGTGCAGGTCGTGATCCCGGTGATGGCCCTCATGGGACGAAGCGACGTCCCGTGCGATCTCGCCGGGGTGGGGCCGATCGACGCGAAGACCGCCCGGTTGCTGGCGGGGAACAGTTACGGGACGTGGGAGCGGCTGCTCACCCACCCGATCACGGGGTTGACGATGGCGGTGGACACCTACCAGCGCACCAAACCGATGGACCGGTTCCTCAAAGGCAGGGACAAGCACTGCCGGTGGCCGGGATGCCGCATGCCCGCCCGCAAATGCGAGGTCGACCACAACCACGACGCCGCCCTCGGTGGGAAGACAGAGATCTGCAACCTGTGCTGCCTGTGTCAGAGGCACCACAGCATGAAACAGTTCACCGCCTGGAAAGTCCGGCAACGGGACGGTGGAGTGATGGAGTGGACCTCCCCCACCGGACGGATCTACACCGACAACCCACCCGGCCACGGGGTGCACTTCACCCCCGAGGAAGACCTTCCTGACGACCTGTGGGCGAGATGGACCAACCCGGGCCTGGAGTTCCGGATCACCGACGGACCCGCCGACAACCGCCACGAACCCGCACCCTTCTGA
- a CDS encoding cytochrome c oxidase assembly protein — protein sequence MMHAHSTSSLPGDVIFAIPFGLAIAAYATGVALQHHRGRSWPWFRTAAWTSGVLLIAATFLGPFAAAAHEDFVAHMGAHLLVGMAGPLLLVLSAPVTLALRSLHVSRARRLSRLLRSLPAQVISTPVVAAVLNVGGLWLLYTSGAYALLEGNPLLHLVVSIHFLLAGLLFTAAIIPIDPAPHRTGFGLRAGVLLAAMAAHSILAKWIYAHPPLGVGAGAAEAGAMLMYYAGGLVDGVIVLVLCAQWYRHVGRSRARGVRLAAAL from the coding sequence ATGATGCACGCGCACTCGACGTCGTCCCTCCCCGGCGATGTGATCTTCGCGATCCCTTTCGGGTTGGCGATCGCCGCCTATGCGACGGGCGTCGCTCTTCAGCACCACCGGGGTCGATCGTGGCCGTGGTTCCGAACCGCGGCGTGGACTTCGGGCGTCCTGCTCATCGCTGCAACGTTTCTCGGGCCTTTCGCCGCGGCCGCCCACGAGGACTTCGTCGCGCACATGGGCGCACATCTGCTCGTCGGCATGGCCGGCCCGTTGCTGCTCGTCCTCAGCGCGCCTGTCACTCTGGCGCTGCGATCGTTGCACGTCAGCCGCGCGCGTCGTCTCTCGCGACTGCTGCGGAGCCTGCCGGCTCAGGTGATCAGCACTCCGGTCGTCGCCGCCGTCCTCAACGTGGGCGGTCTGTGGTTGTTGTACACGAGCGGCGCATACGCGCTCTTGGAGGGCAACCCTCTTCTGCATCTGGTGGTGTCTATTCACTTCCTGCTCGCGGGATTGCTCTTCACCGCTGCGATCATCCCGATCGACCCTGCGCCGCATCGCACCGGGTTCGGACTTCGTGCTGGTGTGCTGCTCGCGGCGATGGCAGCGCACAGCATCCTCGCGAAATGGATCTACGCGCACCCTCCGCTCGGTGTCGGCGCTGGTGCGGCCGAGGCGGGCGCGATGCTGATGTACTACGCGGGAGGGCTCGTCGATGGGGTTATCGTCCTCGTCCTCTGCGCGCAGTGGTACCGGCATGTCGGGCGGAGCCGGGCGCGTGGTGTACGGCTGGCTGCTGCCTTGTGA
- a CDS encoding DUF2243 domain-containing protein, with product MSTSAAEKAEIDVAARRQASQRNVWAGVLFGIGTVAFIDEAVFHQILHWHHFYDLSGTDIGLVSDGFFHALSWFATIGGLFLVADLRRRRAFWATRWWGGVLLGGGGFQLYDGLIQHKLLGIHQIRYVDDLLPYDLTWNAIALLMIVAGVVLLIRTRRNILPAGG from the coding sequence GTGAGCACTTCAGCAGCCGAGAAGGCCGAGATCGACGTCGCGGCGAGGCGGCAGGCTTCGCAACGCAACGTGTGGGCGGGAGTGCTCTTCGGCATCGGAACGGTGGCGTTCATCGACGAGGCGGTGTTCCACCAGATCCTGCACTGGCATCACTTCTACGACCTGTCGGGGACCGATATCGGCCTGGTGTCCGACGGCTTCTTCCATGCACTGAGTTGGTTCGCGACGATCGGCGGACTGTTCCTGGTCGCTGATCTGCGCCGGCGCCGAGCCTTCTGGGCGACGCGGTGGTGGGGCGGGGTGCTTCTGGGTGGCGGCGGGTTCCAGCTCTATGACGGGCTCATCCAGCACAAGCTCCTCGGAATCCACCAGATCCGATACGTCGACGATCTGCTCCCGTACGACCTGACGTGGAACGCCATTGCACTGCTGATGATCGTGGCCGGGGTGGTGCTGCTCATCCGGACTCGCCGTAACATCCTGCCTGCCGGAGGATGA
- a CDS encoding PLP-dependent aminotransferase family protein: MSVPATRLSARQLLSMTGSLGAERVAYTELAGRIRLLIADGRIPVDTQLPSERELAVLSGRSRTTIAATYQALRDSGHLVSRQGSGSRATLPHLRDVSRRPNQAVNFAGSIPPPVAGLRELIAETMAELPDITTFPGFDLLGNDGLRQAIADRYTARGLPTVRDQIIVTTGGQHAIALVAQTLVTRSDLALVESPTYPHAYEAFQRAGARMLATPVTTAGWDIPHLVATIQRTRPVAAYLIPDFHNPTGASMAPSDRARVVAAARAAGTTLMIDEATVDLSIDRAWNDGPFARHAARHFGAEGSGIITLGSLSKSIWSGLRVGWIRADESVIRRLVQARPAGDLGTPPIEQLIAERVVRRLDELVLDRQRMLREHRFALHEALQRRLPQWTTPWPDGGLSLWVQLDHPGSSALTSICQARGMSLIAGPKFSIDGSLERFLRIPFTTRVEDLDAGVGMLAAAWEQVGAGSAGSGAAAGVRQPASAL; encoded by the coding sequence ATGTCCGTCCCCGCCACCCGCCTGTCTGCACGCCAGCTGCTGTCGATGACGGGAAGCCTCGGAGCCGAGCGCGTTGCCTACACCGAGCTTGCGGGGCGCATCCGGCTGCTCATCGCCGACGGGCGCATCCCCGTCGACACCCAGCTGCCGTCGGAACGTGAGCTCGCCGTGCTGTCGGGCCGCAGCCGCACCACGATCGCTGCGACCTACCAGGCGCTCCGCGACAGCGGGCACCTGGTCAGCCGGCAGGGGTCGGGCAGTCGCGCGACCCTCCCCCACCTCCGGGATGTCTCGCGCCGGCCGAACCAGGCCGTGAACTTCGCCGGGTCGATCCCCCCGCCGGTCGCGGGGTTGCGGGAGCTCATCGCCGAGACGATGGCGGAGCTGCCCGACATCACGACCTTCCCGGGCTTCGACCTCCTCGGCAACGACGGGCTGCGCCAGGCGATCGCCGACCGGTACACCGCGCGCGGACTGCCCACGGTGCGCGACCAGATCATCGTGACCACGGGCGGCCAGCACGCCATCGCGCTCGTGGCGCAGACGCTGGTCACCCGGTCGGATCTCGCCCTCGTCGAGTCGCCGACCTACCCGCACGCCTACGAGGCGTTCCAGCGGGCGGGGGCGCGGATGCTTGCGACTCCCGTGACGACCGCGGGATGGGACATCCCTCACCTCGTCGCGACCATCCAGCGCACGCGCCCCGTCGCGGCCTATCTCATCCCCGACTTCCACAACCCGACGGGAGCGTCGATGGCGCCTTCGGATCGAGCGCGAGTCGTCGCTGCGGCGCGGGCTGCGGGCACGACCCTGATGATCGACGAGGCGACGGTCGACCTGTCGATCGACCGCGCGTGGAATGACGGGCCCTTCGCCCGCCACGCCGCGCGACACTTCGGAGCAGAGGGATCGGGCATCATCACCTTGGGCTCGCTGTCGAAGTCGATCTGGAGCGGGCTGCGGGTCGGGTGGATCCGGGCGGACGAGTCGGTGATCCGCCGCCTGGTGCAGGCGCGGCCCGCCGGCGACCTCGGCACCCCGCCGATCGAGCAGCTGATCGCGGAGCGCGTGGTGCGCAGGTTGGACGAGCTGGTTCTGGATCGCCAGCGAATGCTGCGGGAGCACCGCTTCGCGCTGCATGAAGCGCTCCAGCGACGGCTGCCGCAGTGGACGACGCCGTGGCCGGACGGCGGCCTGTCGCTGTGGGTCCAGCTGGATCATCCGGGCAGTTCGGCACTGACCTCGATCTGCCAGGCACGCGGGATGTCGCTGATCGCCGGGCCGAAGTTCTCCATCGACGGGTCGCTCGAGCGGTTCCTGCGGATCCCTTTCACGACACGCGTGGAGGACCTGGATGCAGGGGTCGGGATGCTCGCGGCTGCGTGGGAGCAGGTGGGCGCGGGGTCGGCAGGTTCCGGGGCGGCGGCGGGAGTGCGGCAGCCGGCGTCGGCGCTGTGA
- a CDS encoding NAD(P)-dependent oxidoreductase: MTDLLGFIGLGLMGSAIASRLQSRHPLLVWNRTRSATAPLVQAGAEVADSAADVFDRCATVFVLVTDERAVDEIVAPADLRQTTLVQMSTVRPAYSAELAARITTAGGRYVEAPVSGSRQPALNGALIGMLAGSPHAVDEVAPLLDPVCAMIVRCGEPPRAMQMKLAVNTFLITLVSGLAESFHFAETHELDVRLLEQILGAGPMASFVSRAKAAAIVAGDFAPQAAIPDVAKNARLVVAAARENGTTATLMDACLELYAETQALGHGGDDMAAVITAYRARTAGRRS; the protein is encoded by the coding sequence ATGACCGACCTTCTCGGATTCATCGGCCTCGGCCTCATGGGGTCGGCGATCGCGTCGCGGCTGCAGTCGCGGCATCCGCTCCTCGTCTGGAACCGCACCCGCTCAGCCACCGCGCCCCTCGTTCAGGCGGGTGCCGAGGTCGCCGACTCCGCCGCCGACGTGTTCGACCGGTGCGCGACGGTGTTCGTCTTGGTCACCGATGAGCGGGCCGTCGATGAGATCGTCGCGCCGGCCGACCTGCGGCAGACGACGCTCGTGCAGATGAGTACCGTGCGGCCCGCCTACTCCGCGGAGCTCGCCGCGCGCATCACCACCGCCGGTGGTCGCTACGTCGAGGCACCGGTGTCGGGCTCGCGGCAGCCGGCGCTGAACGGTGCGTTGATCGGGATGCTGGCGGGCAGCCCCCACGCCGTCGACGAGGTCGCACCGCTGCTCGACCCGGTCTGCGCGATGATCGTGCGGTGCGGCGAGCCGCCGCGGGCGATGCAGATGAAGCTCGCCGTCAACACCTTTCTCATCACGCTGGTCAGCGGGCTCGCCGAGTCGTTCCACTTCGCCGAGACGCACGAGCTCGACGTACGACTGCTCGAGCAGATCCTCGGCGCCGGCCCGATGGCGTCGTTCGTGTCGCGCGCGAAGGCGGCCGCGATCGTGGCGGGAGACTTCGCGCCGCAGGCGGCGATTCCGGATGTCGCCAAGAACGCCCGCCTCGTCGTCGCCGCGGCCCGCGAGAACGGCACGACCGCGACCCTGATGGACGCGTGCCTCGAGCTGTACGCCGAGACGCAGGCACTCGGTCATGGCGGCGATGACATGGCCGCCGTCATCACGGCCTATCGCGCGCGCACCGCGGGGCGGCGATCATGA
- a CDS encoding PaaI family thioesterase: MTSLPVLTYLQRRVAGELLTGDATLLHYPTPISQLLGIEIVAVDERAATVRMAVTTGVHGNQQGTVHGGTIAELADAAIGTAHSTVIREGESFATIELSVRFLRPVWHTTLAAGAWCEHAGRTVSHYRCEIRDDENRLVAIAESAVMTVRGEAADRSGPTRHRTDTTQRGDDWCTRSDSGMTLLRPSATTRCCGSPP, translated from the coding sequence ATGACGTCCCTCCCCGTCCTCACCTACCTGCAGCGTCGTGTCGCCGGTGAGCTCCTGACCGGTGACGCGACGCTGCTGCACTACCCGACGCCCATCTCCCAGCTGCTCGGGATCGAGATCGTGGCCGTCGATGAACGCGCGGCGACGGTCCGCATGGCAGTCACCACCGGGGTGCACGGCAACCAACAGGGGACGGTGCACGGTGGCACGATCGCCGAGCTCGCCGACGCCGCAATCGGAACGGCGCATTCCACCGTCATCCGCGAGGGGGAGTCGTTCGCGACGATCGAGCTGAGCGTCCGTTTCCTGCGCCCGGTGTGGCACACGACGCTCGCGGCGGGGGCATGGTGCGAGCACGCCGGACGCACCGTCTCGCACTACCGCTGCGAGATCCGTGACGACGAGAATCGCCTCGTCGCCATCGCCGAGAGTGCGGTCATGACCGTTCGGGGCGAGGCGGCAGATCGCTCCGGCCCGACACGACACAGAACCGACACGACACAGAGAGGAGACGACTGGTGCACGAGATCAGACTCGGGGATGACGCTGCTGAGGCCATCCGCTACGACGAGGTGCTGCGGGTCCCCGCCCTGA
- a CDS encoding cupin domain-containing protein — protein sequence MHEIRLGDDAAEAIRYDEVLRVPALSVGRYVLPASAEDPQQPHTEDEIYLVRSGRGILRTPTGEVAAVPGAMLFVPAGEEHRFVEIEEPLDVIVVFGPAEHTNRPVEHKDIKERG from the coding sequence GTGCACGAGATCAGACTCGGGGATGACGCTGCTGAGGCCATCCGCTACGACGAGGTGCTGCGGGTCCCCGCCCTGAGCGTCGGTCGCTACGTCCTCCCGGCGAGTGCGGAGGATCCGCAACAGCCGCACACCGAAGACGAGATCTACCTCGTGCGGTCGGGACGCGGCATCCTCCGCACCCCCACCGGTGAAGTCGCCGCCGTGCCCGGCGCCATGCTGTTCGTGCCGGCCGGCGAGGAGCACCGCTTCGTCGAGATCGAAGAGCCGCTCGACGTGATCGTCGTGTTCGGCCCGGCCGAGCACACGAACAGGCCGGTCGAGCACAAGGACATAAAGGAGAGAGGATGA
- a CDS encoding SDR family NAD(P)-dependent oxidoreductase encodes MTRTVALVTGGSRGIGRAIVARLVRRGYSVVFTYTSDEAGATETVAEAAASGGSVRALRCDVTDPDGPERMIAASEDLGDLVIVVNNAGVTGPIGPVATVADDTVARVLDVNLVGALRVCREVVRRWEGRAVQADRSIVNVSSIAARTGAPGEYVWYAASKAGVEALTVGLAKEVAAAGIRVNAVSPGTTDTTIHARAGRSTRAAEVGARSPLGRPANPDEIAAAVEWLTTSDAGYVTGTVLDVAGGVR; translated from the coding sequence ATGACCCGGACCGTCGCCCTCGTCACCGGAGGCAGCCGCGGCATCGGACGCGCGATCGTCGCGAGGCTCGTGCGGCGCGGCTACAGCGTGGTGTTCACCTACACATCTGATGAGGCGGGGGCGACCGAGACCGTGGCGGAAGCCGCGGCGTCGGGTGGGTCGGTGCGGGCGCTGCGATGCGACGTCACCGATCCGGATGGGCCGGAGCGGATGATCGCCGCCTCCGAGGATCTCGGCGACCTGGTCATCGTCGTCAACAACGCCGGCGTCACCGGCCCGATCGGACCCGTCGCCACGGTGGCGGATGACACGGTCGCGCGTGTGCTCGACGTCAACCTCGTCGGGGCGCTGCGGGTGTGCCGCGAGGTCGTCCGTCGCTGGGAGGGAAGAGCGGTGCAGGCTGACCGCAGCATCGTCAACGTCTCCTCGATCGCCGCCCGCACCGGGGCGCCGGGGGAGTACGTCTGGTATGCCGCCTCCAAGGCGGGCGTCGAGGCGCTGACCGTCGGGCTTGCGAAGGAGGTCGCCGCTGCCGGCATCCGCGTCAATGCCGTCAGCCCCGGGACGACCGACACCACGATTCACGCGCGCGCCGGACGCTCCACCCGGGCCGCCGAGGTCGGCGCCCGCTCGCCACTCGGTCGACCGGCGAATCCCGACGAGATCGCGGCGGCCGTGGAGTGGTTGACGACGAGCGACGCCGGCTACGTCACCGGCACGGTGCTCGATGTGGCGGGAGGGGTGCGATGA
- a CDS encoding cyclodeaminase/cyclohydrolase family protein, whose product MSHDDIVPAETPLEEWLGRLAEARGAPGGGAACAVMTAISAALLGMVAAYTPDDVEAERAVGRLRGRRRAATRAAEEDGVRSAAFGASLAMSDGPERERAVRQATVEAIESSLSIGRIGVSLLDDVRLLADIGNRHVEADLRVAAEALRAALEGAHLTAEANLDLLERHRTQDDQLDPRVEEFHQDLAELAEKRSECDSIATHLRSR is encoded by the coding sequence ATGAGCCACGACGACATCGTTCCTGCTGAGACGCCGCTCGAGGAATGGTTGGGCCGTCTCGCCGAGGCGCGGGGGGCGCCGGGCGGCGGCGCCGCGTGTGCTGTCATGACGGCGATCTCCGCGGCGTTGCTCGGCATGGTCGCGGCCTACACGCCCGATGATGTCGAGGCGGAACGGGCTGTCGGGCGATTGCGCGGCAGGCGGCGGGCGGCGACGCGGGCGGCCGAGGAGGATGGTGTTCGCTCCGCCGCTTTCGGCGCCTCCCTCGCGATGAGCGATGGGCCGGAACGCGAGCGGGCGGTTCGACAGGCGACGGTGGAGGCGATCGAGTCGTCGCTCTCGATCGGTCGCATCGGCGTATCCCTTCTCGACGACGTCCGCCTGTTGGCCGACATCGGTAACCGTCACGTCGAGGCGGATCTGCGTGTCGCTGCGGAGGCGCTGCGCGCTGCGCTCGAGGGCGCGCACCTCACTGCGGAGGCCAACCTCGACCTCTTGGAACGGCATAGGACGCAGGATGATCAGCTCGACCCGCGCGTCGAGGAGTTTCACCAAGACCTCGCCGAGCTCGCCGAGAAACGATCGGAGTGCGACAGCATCGCGACCCACCTGCGTTCCCGCTGA
- a CDS encoding DUF1345 domain-containing protein — MTFRKADAGTLKVWLAATNSPSRSLAIPSSAAQWAVLAVIAVVLVLVLPGLLDSVLANALSFAVVITAWLVTVTAYAVHYARLNTQEESLEFPGRSGIPPVFADYYYLAAQLATTFSSSDVNILTTRARAIVTGQTYIAFAFSTFIIAMLISVLFLTN; from the coding sequence ATGACCTTCAGGAAGGCTGACGCGGGCACTCTCAAGGTCTGGCTGGCGGCCACGAACTCGCCGAGCCGAAGCCTCGCCATCCCCTCTTCCGCTGCCCAGTGGGCTGTGTTGGCGGTCATCGCCGTCGTTCTCGTGCTCGTGCTGCCAGGACTGCTCGACAGTGTCCTCGCGAACGCACTCAGCTTCGCCGTCGTCATCACCGCATGGCTCGTCACCGTCACCGCTTACGCGGTTCACTATGCCCGATTGAACACACAGGAGGAGTCGCTGGAGTTCCCCGGCAGAAGTGGGATCCCGCCGGTCTTCGCCGACTACTACTACCTCGCCGCCCAGCTCGCGACGACGTTCTCCTCCTCCGACGTGAACATCCTCACGACACGCGCGCGCGCCATCGTCACAGGGCAGACCTACATCGCATTCGCCTTCAGCACCTTCATCATCGCGATGCTGATCAGCGTCCTCTTCCTCACGAACTGA